Sequence from the Candidatus Kinetoplastibacterium galatii TCC219 genome:
ATGGAAGATTTTTGGTTGTCTTTTATCTCTAATTTAGAAAAGGAACTTCCCCATCAGCAAATTAGTGCTTGGATTAAGCCGCTGATCCCTATCTCTTTTGATGAATCTAAAAGTATTTTGCGTATATTGGCTCCGAATAGATTTAAACTTGATTTGGTCAAAAAAAAATTCGCTAGTCAAATTGAGATATTAGCTTCGGATTGGTTTAAAAAGCCGGTGAATGTAATATTTGAATTACCGGTAGTTAATAACGAGAGAATAGTTCATAAAAAAAATGACATATTAACGCCAGTTATTGGTAATTATATTTATAATGGCAAAACAGATGATAGTATTGGCTTAATTAACCAAAAAGTTGATGTATCGTTATCTAACGAAGCTACTAATAGGGCGTATGAACGATCTAGGCTAAATACTGTTTTAACTTTTGATAGTTTTGTTACCGGCAAGGCAAATCAATTAGCTAGAGCAGCGTCTTTACAAGTTTCAGAAAATCCTGGAGTCTCTTATAATCCACTTTTTTTATATGGTGGAGTAGGATTGGGTAAGACACATTTAATACATGCTGTCGGTAATGCAATGTTGTGTGCTAGAAATGATGTTAAGGTTAGGTATGTTCATGCTGACCAGTATGTTTCAGATGTTGTTAAAGCATATCAAAGAAAAGCTTTTGATGAATTTAAAAAATATTATCATTCTTTAGATTTACTTCTTATAGATGATATACAGTTTTTTTCTGGTAAAAATAGAACACAAGAAGAATTTTTTTATGCTTTTGAGGCTATGGTTGCTCAACATAAACAAATAATAATAACTAGTGATACATATCCTAAAGAGTTGTCTGGCATCGACAGTAGGTTAATATCAAGATTTGATTCTGGATTGACTGTAGCTATAGAGCCTCCAGAGTTGGAAATGAGAGTTGCTATTTTATTAAGGAAAGCAAAATCAGAAAATTTGCCAATGCCGGAAGAAGTTGCTTTTTTTATAGCTAAGCACTTAAGAAGCAATGTAAGAGAATTAGAGGGGGCATTACGTAAAGTTTTGGCTTATGTTCGTTTTCATGGTAGAAATGTTTTAACAGTTGATGTTTGTAAAGAAGCTTTAAAAGACTTATTATCTGTTTCCAATGGACAGATTACTGTAGAAAATATACAAAAGACTGTTGCTGACTACTATAAAATTAAAGTTGCTGATATGTATTCAAAGAGAAGACCAGCCAATATAGCCTTACCGCGTCAAATAGCCATGTATTTGTCTAAAGAACTTACTCAGAAAAGTTTACCAGAAATTGGTGATCTGTTTGGTGGTCGTGATCATACGACTGTACTGCATGCTGTTAGAAAAATTTCGGATGCTCGTATCAAACAAACTGAGTTGAATCATAATCTTCACGTGCTAGAACAAACTTTAAAAGGATGATAATGAGATTTTTATATGTGGTTCGTGAATCATTATTAAAAACACTTTCCAATATAGTAGGGATAGTAGAAAGACGTAATACTATGCCAATATTGTCAAATATAATGATCCGTAAATATAAAGGAAATAAGGTTGCTTTTGTTACAACTGATATTGAGGTCCAGATGACTACATATGCAGACTGTGGTTCTGGTGATAGTGAAGTTTCTACGACTGTGTCTGCTCGTAAATTTCTGGATATATTGAAAGCTTTACCTGATATGAGTAGTATTAACGTTGAATTACATGATAATAAGCTCTATATTGAATCATCAAAAAGTAGATTTAATTTACAGACTATTAGTTCTGAAGAGTTTCCTATGATGTCATGTCCTGATAATTGGGATATATCTATAAATCTACCACAAAGAGATACTAAAAATTTATTTGGTATGGTATATTTTTCTATGGCACAGCAGGATATTCGTTATTATTTAAATGGTATGTTTCTGGTATTTAAAGATAATTGCATTGTTGCAGTATCTACCGATGGTCACAGGTTGTCTTATAATTCTACAACCGCAAATGAATTTGAAGGTTGTAAGGAGGTTATTGTTCCTAGAAAGACAATACTAGAACTGCAACGCTTGTTACAAGACTCTGATGATATTATTCGTATAGATGTTTCAAGCTCTCAGATAAAATTTTGTTTTCGTGATATCGAATTCATATCTAAATTAGTAGAGGGAAAGTTTCCTGATTTTAGGAAAGTTATACCTAACAATTATCCTATAAGCTTCTCTATTAAAAGAGAGTATTTTCAAGGAAGTCTACAGAGAGTGGCTATTTTAACAAATGATAAATTTAAAGGCGTTAGATTTCACTTCGAGGATGATAACCTTAAAATTTCTTCATCAAACACAGATCATGAAGAGGCTCAGGAAGAATTGGAGATAATTTACAGAGGAGATGCTTTTGATGTTGGTTTTAATGTAAATTACCTATTGGATGTTATATCTAACTTAAAAAGTGAGAATTTAATATGGTCTATAACTCCTGATAGTAATGCTTCTGTTTTAATTACAGTTCCAGATACCCCAAATTTTAAATATGTTGTTATGCCAATGCGTATATAGAAGAAGCAGCTTATATAGTTTTAGTCAACCTATTAATAAAAAAGTTATTTTTAAAATGTCAGATAAAAAAACGCTAAATCGATGATAAAAGAAAGCAGTGATTACGGTGCAGGATCAATAAAGATGCTTAAAGGCCTAGAAGCCGTTAGAAAAAGACCTGGTATGTATATAGGTGATACTTCTGACGGTACTGGTTTGCATCATATGGTTTTTGAGGTGGTTGATAATGCCATAGATGAAGCTCTTGCTGGTTTTTGTGATGATATCGTAGTTACCATTAATTCTGATAAATCTATATCTGTAAAAGATAATGGTCGAGGTATTCCTGTTGGTATCCATAAGGATGATGAATTTCAGCGTAGTGCCGCTGAGATAGTCATGACAGAATTACATGCAGGTGGAAAATTTGATCAAAATGCTTATAAGGTATCTGGTGGTCTACATGGTGTAGGTGTATCTTGTGTTAATGCTCTATCAGAATGGTTGCATTTGACTATTTATCGTGATGGATATATTTACAAATTAGAGTTTAAAAAAGGAACTTGTGTTTCTCCAATGTTAGTTTGTGGTGAGACAAAAGATACTGGTACAGAAGTTTGTTTTTTAGCGGACTCAGATATCTTTCTTAATATTGAATATAACTATGATATTTTGTCTAAAAGACTAAGGGAATTATCATTCCTTAATAATGGAATTAAGATTCGTCTTGTGGATTTGATAAAAAACAGGAGTGAGAATTTTTCTTTTTCCGGTGGAGCTAAGGGTTTTGTTGAGTATATTAATAGAAACAAAACAGTTTTGCATAAAAATATATTTAACACAATAGCTGATTCAGCTGCTGGTGGTGTTCCTGTAAATATAGAAATTGCAATGCAGTGGAATGATACATATACAGAGAATGTTCTTTGTTTTACCAACAACATACCTCAGCGTGATGGTGGTTCACATTTAACTGGTCTGAAAGCCGCTATGACACGTGTGCTAAATAAGTATATGTCTGATAATGATCTCACCAAGAAGGCTAAAGTGGATACTTCTGG
This genomic interval carries:
- the dnaA gene encoding chromosomal replication initiator protein DnaA, with the protein product MEDFWLSFISNLEKELPHQQISAWIKPLIPISFDESKSILRILAPNRFKLDLVKKKFASQIEILASDWFKKPVNVIFELPVVNNERIVHKKNDILTPVIGNYIYNGKTDDSIGLINQKVDVSLSNEATNRAYERSRLNTVLTFDSFVTGKANQLARAASLQVSENPGVSYNPLFLYGGVGLGKTHLIHAVGNAMLCARNDVKVRYVHADQYVSDVVKAYQRKAFDEFKKYYHSLDLLLIDDIQFFSGKNRTQEEFFYAFEAMVAQHKQIIITSDTYPKELSGIDSRLISRFDSGLTVAIEPPELEMRVAILLRKAKSENLPMPEEVAFFIAKHLRSNVRELEGALRKVLAYVRFHGRNVLTVDVCKEALKDLLSVSNGQITVENIQKTVADYYKIKVADMYSKRRPANIALPRQIAMYLSKELTQKSLPEIGDLFGGRDHTTVLHAVRKISDARIKQTELNHNLHVLEQTLKG
- the dnaN gene encoding DNA polymerase III subunit beta; this translates as MRFLYVVRESLLKTLSNIVGIVERRNTMPILSNIMIRKYKGNKVAFVTTDIEVQMTTYADCGSGDSEVSTTVSARKFLDILKALPDMSSINVELHDNKLYIESSKSRFNLQTISSEEFPMMSCPDNWDISINLPQRDTKNLFGMVYFSMAQQDIRYYLNGMFLVFKDNCIVAVSTDGHRLSYNSTTANEFEGCKEVIVPRKTILELQRLLQDSDDIIRIDVSSSQIKFCFRDIEFISKLVEGKFPDFRKVIPNNYPISFSIKREYFQGSLQRVAILTNDKFKGVRFHFEDDNLKISSSNTDHEEAQEELEIIYRGDAFDVGFNVNYLLDVISNLKSENLIWSITPDSNASVLITVPDTPNFKYVVMPMRI